A genomic region of Methanothermobacter thermautotrophicus str. Delta H contains the following coding sequences:
- the fbp gene encoding fructose-1,6-bisphosphate aldolase/phosphatase, producing MKTTISVIKADVGSVAGHAVAHEALKKKCDEILAGAKETGILEDYYITNCGDDIDLIMTHRNGEENEEVHQTAWNAFREATDVARGLKLYGAGQDLLSDTFSGNIKGMGPGCAEMEFKERPSDPVIIFCCDKTEPGAFNLPLFRMFADPFNTAGLVIDPSLHNGYEFEVFDVVEHKKVTMACPDEMYDLLALLGSISRYVIKRIHRRDDGEIAASVSTERLNLMAGKYIGKDDPVAIVRAQSGFPAAGEVVEPFAFPHLVGGWMRGSHNGPLMPVAQRDATPVRFDGPPRVIALGFQVADCKLVGPVDMFDDPSFDRSRQLASEVAEYMRRHGPFEPHRLPSDEMEYTSLPGVLEKLGDRFEDME from the coding sequence ATGAAAACAACCATTAGTGTAATTAAAGCAGACGTTGGAAGTGTAGCCGGTCATGCAGTTGCCCATGAAGCTTTAAAGAAGAAATGCGACGAGATACTGGCCGGCGCAAAGGAGACCGGAATCCTTGAGGATTACTATATAACCAACTGTGGGGACGACATAGACCTCATCATGACCCACAGAAACGGTGAAGAAAACGAGGAGGTCCACCAGACAGCGTGGAATGCTTTCAGGGAAGCGACAGATGTTGCAAGAGGTTTAAAATTGTATGGGGCTGGACAGGATCTCCTTTCAGATACCTTCTCAGGTAACATAAAGGGTATGGGTCCCGGCTGTGCCGAGATGGAGTTCAAGGAGAGGCCAAGCGACCCTGTTATAATCTTCTGCTGCGACAAAACAGAACCGGGTGCCTTTAACCTCCCACTGTTCAGAATGTTCGCTGATCCATTCAACACAGCGGGTCTTGTGATCGACCCCTCACTCCACAATGGATACGAATTTGAGGTCTTTGACGTCGTCGAACACAAAAAGGTTACAATGGCATGTCCTGATGAGATGTACGACCTCCTGGCGCTTCTCGGTTCAATCAGCCGCTATGTCATCAAGAGGATACACAGAAGGGACGATGGTGAAATTGCAGCCTCAGTGAGTACAGAGAGGCTGAACCTCATGGCAGGTAAATACATAGGTAAGGACGACCCGGTCGCAATAGTCAGGGCACAGTCCGGATTCCCTGCAGCAGGTGAGGTCGTTGAGCCCTTCGCATTCCCCCACCTCGTCGGCGGATGGATGAGGGGATCCCACAACGGACCACTGATGCCTGTGGCCCAGAGGGATGCAACACCCGTGAGATTCGATGGACCACCAAGGGTCATAGCCCTGGGATTCCAGGTAGCTGATTGCAAGCTTGTCGGACCCGTTGACATGTTTGATGATCCATCCTTTGACCGCTCAAGGCAGCTCGCCTCTGAGGTTGCAGAGTATATGAGGAGGCACGGTCCATTTGAGCCACACAGGCTCCCATCAGATGAGATGGAATACACCTCACTACCCGGTGTGCTTGAAAAACTCGGCGACAGGTTTGAGGATATGGAATGA
- the thiI gene encoding tRNA uracil 4-sulfurtransferase ThiI, producing the protein MILDYDVILARYGEVAIKGPSVRRRFEGKLLHNIKSAFSCRAELRHGRIFIFPEDMDEALDRLSKIFGIVSFSPAVTAETGFDSIEDSLREYIHELRSEGLLTSRTPFAIRCRRVGEHDFTSQEMAAFAGSVVVGEIGAPVDLGNPDLEIHLEIREDETYIYHRVIPGPGGLPAGTQGKVVALLSGGIDSPVATYLMMKRGCQVVAVHMDNAPFTGEEAEEKVEKIAAKLAEYSAGVEFKLRTFSYGRYLESCRRGAPEKMTCVLCKFGMYHLAEMVAEEEGALAIVDGSSLGQVASQTLPNILATRMGVNIPILSPLIGMDKVEIENLAKRIGTYDISVIPDGGCSAVPAHPSTASPPEAVMEASEKINVKEEVAEIFRKGSKTRIFS; encoded by the coding sequence ATGATTCTTGATTATGATGTTATACTTGCACGCTACGGTGAGGTCGCCATCAAGGGCCCCTCAGTGAGGAGAAGATTCGAAGGAAAACTTCTCCATAACATAAAGTCGGCCTTCAGCTGCAGAGCAGAGCTCAGACATGGAAGGATATTCATTTTTCCTGAAGACATGGATGAAGCCCTTGATAGACTCTCAAAGATATTTGGTATCGTGTCATTTTCTCCGGCCGTAACAGCTGAGACGGGTTTTGATAGCATAGAGGATTCACTGAGGGAATACATCCATGAGCTGAGATCTGAAGGTCTCCTCACCAGCAGAACACCCTTCGCCATAAGGTGCCGCAGGGTTGGTGAGCATGATTTCACGAGCCAGGAGATGGCGGCATTTGCTGGGTCAGTTGTTGTGGGGGAGATCGGTGCTCCGGTTGACCTCGGAAACCCTGACCTGGAGATTCACCTCGAGATAAGGGAGGATGAGACCTACATCTACCACAGGGTAATACCAGGACCAGGGGGTCTTCCTGCAGGGACTCAGGGAAAGGTTGTGGCACTCCTATCAGGGGGCATTGACTCGCCGGTGGCCACCTACCTGATGATGAAGAGGGGATGTCAGGTAGTGGCGGTCCATATGGACAATGCGCCCTTCACAGGTGAGGAAGCAGAGGAGAAGGTTGAAAAGATCGCTGCAAAGCTCGCAGAATACTCTGCAGGTGTTGAATTCAAACTGAGGACCTTCAGTTATGGAAGATATCTTGAAAGCTGCCGTAGAGGGGCTCCCGAGAAGATGACTTGCGTGCTCTGCAAATTCGGGATGTACCATCTTGCAGAGATGGTTGCAGAGGAGGAGGGGGCCCTTGCAATAGTCGATGGGAGCAGCCTTGGTCAGGTGGCATCCCAGACCCTCCCGAACATCCTTGCCACAAGGATGGGTGTGAATATTCCCATTCTGAGCCCCCTGATAGGCATGGATAAGGTGGAGATAGAGAACCTTGCAAAGAGGATAGGCACCTACGATATCTCCGTGATACCAGATGGGGGCTGTAGCGCCGTGCCGGCCCACCCATCAACAGCCTCGCCTCCAGAGGCAGTCATGGAGGCATCTGAGAAGATCAATGTTAAGGAAGAAGTTGCGGAGATCTTCAGGAAGGGCTCAAAGACGAGGATATTCAGCTGA
- a CDS encoding TIGR00153 family protein, producing the protein MKFFLKESKVEKHGRQHLEKVMECYLKFEELMEAFYRGDCRLVSELTKEIAIKEHEADEIRRKMELEFYEGAFLPFDREDRIMLVESIDKVADVIESAAFTVSLGKVAFPAEFRDDFRAMMKVTGKTIRALHECVESLETDLGEAMRKVHEIERFEDEADIIERKIITGLYSAYRQDRIGVVKFLDMKEITRKVANISDRAEDASDRALIIIAKRRG; encoded by the coding sequence ATGAAATTTTTCCTGAAGGAAAGTAAAGTGGAAAAGCATGGGCGTCAGCACCTTGAAAAGGTCATGGAATGCTACCTGAAGTTCGAGGAACTGATGGAGGCATTCTACAGGGGGGACTGCAGACTGGTCTCCGAACTCACAAAGGAGATAGCCATAAAGGAACATGAGGCGGATGAGATAAGGAGAAAGATGGAACTTGAATTCTATGAGGGTGCCTTCCTCCCATTTGACAGGGAGGACCGTATAATGCTCGTTGAAAGCATAGACAAGGTTGCGGATGTTATCGAATCAGCGGCCTTCACGGTGTCTCTCGGTAAGGTCGCATTCCCTGCTGAGTTCAGGGATGACTTCAGGGCTATGATGAAGGTTACAGGAAAGACCATCAGGGCCCTCCATGAGTGTGTTGAATCCCTTGAAACTGATCTGGGGGAGGCCATGAGGAAGGTTCATGAAATCGAAAGGTTTGAGGATGAGGCCGATATAATTGAGAGGAAGATCATAACTGGCCTGTATTCCGCCTACCGCCAGGACAGGATAGGTGTTGTCAAGTTCCTGGACATGAAGGAGATAACCCGTAAGGTTGCAAACATTTCAGACAGGGCTGAGGATGCCTCCGACCGTGCCCTCATAATAATCGCCAAGAGAAGAGGTTAA
- the pgsA gene encoding archaetidylinositol phosphate synthase, producing MLNQFRPVIRRFIDPIADRIALPADYITLTGFLVACAASAGYASGSLITGAALLAASGFIDVLDGAVARRRFRPTAFGGFLDSTLDRLSDGIIIIGITAGGFTGLLTGLLALHSGLMVSYVRARAESLGIECAVGIAERAERIIIILAGSLAGYLIHPWFMDAAIIVLAALGYFTMIQRMIYVWQRLK from the coding sequence ATGTTAAACCAGTTCAGACCGGTGATCCGGAGATTCATTGACCCCATTGCAGATAGAATTGCCCTGCCAGCAGATTACATAACACTGACGGGTTTCCTTGTTGCATGTGCTGCCAGCGCAGGATATGCATCTGGAAGCCTGATCACTGGAGCGGCCCTGCTTGCAGCAAGTGGATTCATAGATGTGCTTGACGGGGCCGTGGCACGGAGAAGATTCAGGCCCACAGCCTTCGGTGGTTTCCTTGACTCTACCCTTGACAGACTCTCCGATGGTATAATCATCATCGGGATAACCGCGGGGGGATTCACAGGACTGCTAACCGGGCTCCTCGCACTCCATTCCGGACTCATGGTGAGCTATGTGAGGGCCCGTGCAGAATCTCTGGGCATTGAATGCGCTGTTGGAATCGCTGAAAGGGCTGAGAGAATCATTATAATCCTTGCAGGGTCCCTTGCAGGGTACCTTATCCATCCGTGGTTCATGGACGCTGCGATTATTGTGCTCGCAGCTCTCGGTTACTTTACCATGATCCAGAGGATGATCTACGTGTGGCAAAGGCTGAAATAA
- a CDS encoding methanogenesis marker 16 metalloprotein, with protein sequence MSLWPNRSRNWRVHCDCRGFNLDRHVSEINERILEGDAAVFTADEIKDMVRDGDVPSADEVDVVTTATCGVMSGTAAVMHLRVSEPGSFRKAASVELNGIPAYPGPCPNENLGSVDLFIYGTGHSREDPDYGGGFLFRDLLLGSEVEVRVTSVEGRVVESTVTMDDIETARIVGTRMAFRNYTALVNPGETPVKSIFNAFEMPENCGGLSFSGCGDINPLENDPSMETVHQGTGVLLNGARAIVLGEGTRSSPIKPNLMLSGDLHDMKPRYIGGFRTAAGPEIFNTVAVPVPVTSERVLENLMVLNSDIKLPVADVRDRSRVITEITYEDVWSGDVRPVHHPERCTDCAVCLAARRCPTHAIDNGLDLDRCFGCGVCAWSCPSGAYEMDTGTVRIGELAVPIICRQSDRLRARELSLELKKLIENGDFLMG encoded by the coding sequence ATGTCATTGTGGCCGAACCGTTCGAGGAACTGGCGGGTTCACTGTGACTGCAGGGGGTTTAATTTGGACAGGCACGTCTCTGAGATAAACGAGAGAATACTTGAAGGGGATGCAGCTGTCTTCACAGCAGATGAGATAAAGGACATGGTCCGTGATGGTGACGTCCCATCAGCTGATGAGGTTGACGTGGTAACCACAGCCACCTGTGGTGTCATGTCAGGCACAGCAGCGGTCATGCACCTTAGAGTGTCAGAGCCGGGCTCCTTCCGCAAGGCAGCCAGTGTTGAGCTGAACGGAATACCTGCCTATCCTGGCCCATGCCCAAATGAGAACCTCGGGTCGGTCGACCTCTTCATCTACGGGACCGGTCACAGCAGGGAGGACCCTGACTATGGGGGAGGTTTTCTGTTCAGGGACCTACTCCTGGGATCTGAGGTCGAGGTCAGGGTCACGTCTGTGGAGGGCAGGGTGGTTGAGTCAACGGTCACCATGGATGATATTGAAACAGCCAGGATAGTTGGTACACGCATGGCCTTCAGGAATTACACAGCCCTTGTCAATCCAGGAGAAACACCAGTGAAATCCATATTCAATGCATTTGAAATGCCAGAAAATTGCGGCGGTCTTTCCTTCTCTGGCTGCGGTGACATCAACCCCCTTGAAAACGATCCATCAATGGAGACCGTCCATCAGGGTACCGGGGTGCTTCTGAACGGGGCCAGGGCCATAGTACTGGGAGAGGGTACAAGGAGTAGCCCCATAAAGCCGAACCTCATGCTCAGCGGCGACCTCCACGACATGAAACCCCGTTACATCGGAGGATTCCGGACAGCAGCAGGTCCAGAGATATTTAACACAGTGGCGGTTCCAGTACCGGTAACATCAGAAAGGGTTCTTGAGAACCTCATGGTACTTAATTCAGATATAAAACTTCCTGTTGCTGATGTAAGGGATCGTTCAAGGGTTATAACTGAGATAACCTATGAGGATGTTTGGAGTGGTGACGTGAGACCTGTCCACCACCCAGAGAGGTGCACAGACTGCGCGGTCTGCCTTGCAGCCAGGAGGTGCCCCACACATGCCATCGATAACGGCCTGGACCTTGACAGGTGTTTCGGCTGTGGAGTATGCGCATGGTCCTGTCCTTCAGGAGCATATGAGATGGATACCGGGACAGTCAGGATAGGTGAACTGGCAGTGCCCATCATATGCAGACAGTCAGACAGGTTAAGGGCCCGCGAACTATCCCTGGAACTCAAAAAGCTCATAGAAAACGGGGATTTCCTCATGGGATGA
- a CDS encoding L-threonylcarbamoyladenylate synthase: MLIRKITRKNPSPDVLEEAISVMEGGGIVIYPTDTIYGLGVNALDEDAVRRLFRVKGRSPHKPVSICVSCVDEIPRFSRPSGDAMELMERILPGPYTVVLERNELIPDVITGGSSRVGIRVPDDEICRRIAARFPVTATSANISGKPPSPRLEEIVRDLDAVDLVLDAGDCLDMEPSTVIDLTVNPPRVLRRGKGPLDPVLLRGAGDV, encoded by the coding sequence ATGCTTATCAGAAAAATTACAAGGAAGAATCCCTCCCCTGACGTTCTGGAGGAGGCAATATCTGTGATGGAGGGGGGCGGGATCGTTATATACCCCACAGACACAATATATGGCCTCGGAGTTAATGCACTGGATGAGGACGCGGTAAGAAGGCTCTTCAGGGTCAAGGGGAGGTCACCCCATAAACCGGTATCAATATGTGTATCCTGTGTTGATGAGATTCCCAGATTTTCAAGGCCATCCGGGGATGCGATGGAGTTAATGGAGAGGATACTCCCGGGTCCCTACACGGTGGTCCTTGAGAGGAATGAGCTCATCCCCGATGTGATAACAGGGGGATCGTCGAGGGTGGGGATAAGGGTCCCGGACGATGAGATATGCAGACGTATCGCAGCAAGGTTTCCGGTGACAGCCACCAGTGCAAATATATCAGGTAAACCGCCCTCACCAAGGCTTGAGGAGATTGTCAGGGACCTGGATGCTGTGGACCTGGTGCTTGATGCAGGGGACTGCCTGGACATGGAGCCATCCACTGTGATTGACCTCACAGTAAACCCTCCAAGGGTTCTGAGGAGGGGTAAGGGTCCTCTTGACCCTGTACTCCTGAGAGGGGCTGGAGATGTATGA
- a CDS encoding DUF434 domain-containing protein encodes MSLEMAAEDLRYLLNRGYRKRVALNFVANHYLLGREERNYLARCVFSDETVARRRSAG; translated from the coding sequence ATGTCCCTTGAAATGGCTGCCGAGGATCTGCGCTACCTCCTTAACAGGGGCTACCGTAAGCGTGTGGCCCTGAACTTCGTTGCGAACCACTATCTTCTTGGAAGGGAGGAGCGAAATTACCTTGCCAGGTGCGTCTTCTCAGATGAAACCGTGGCAAGGAGAAGATCCGCAGGGTGA
- a CDS encoding 50S ribosomal protein L10 has protein sequence MAHVAEWKKKEVQELHDLIKGYEVVGIANLADIPARQLQKMRQTLRDSALIRMSKKTLISLALEKAGRELENVDSLSDYMEGQPALIFTDMNPFKLFKILEDSKTPAPAKPGAIAPDDIVVPKGDTGFAPGPILGELQQIGIPAKIEKGKIVVSNDHVVVKAGEEIPPKVAGILTRLDIQPLEVGIDLRAAYENQTVYTADVLTIDEEKTLSDIQKAFSQAFNLSVNAVIYTRETMPAIIQKAASKSFNLAYNASILTSETTDLLLAKAYAQMLALAAAAAEINDEAVDDELKEKLSSRAAAPAPEEKEEEVEEEAEEEEEEEEEDAAAGLGALFG, from the coding sequence ATGGCTCACGTGGCTGAATGGAAGAAGAAAGAGGTTCAGGAGCTCCATGACCTTATTAAAGGTTATGAAGTGGTTGGTATAGCCAACCTTGCAGACATACCTGCAAGGCAGCTCCAGAAGATGCGCCAGACACTCCGTGACAGTGCACTCATCAGAATGTCCAAGAAGACCCTGATCAGCCTTGCCCTTGAGAAAGCTGGCAGAGAACTTGAAAATGTTGATTCACTCTCCGATTACATGGAGGGGCAGCCTGCACTCATATTCACAGACATGAATCCCTTCAAGCTCTTCAAGATCCTTGAGGACAGTAAAACTCCTGCTCCAGCCAAACCAGGGGCCATAGCCCCGGATGACATAGTTGTCCCCAAGGGGGATACCGGATTTGCACCGGGCCCGATACTGGGTGAACTGCAGCAGATAGGTATCCCTGCCAAGATCGAGAAGGGCAAGATTGTGGTTTCAAATGACCACGTCGTTGTGAAGGCAGGGGAGGAGATTCCCCCCAAGGTGGCCGGGATATTAACCAGACTTGACATACAGCCACTTGAGGTGGGAATAGATCTCAGAGCAGCCTATGAAAATCAGACCGTCTACACTGCAGACGTACTGACCATCGATGAAGAGAAGACCCTGTCTGATATCCAGAAGGCATTTTCACAGGCATTCAACCTCTCAGTCAACGCTGTTATATACACCAGGGAGACAATGCCTGCTATCATCCAGAAGGCAGCTTCAAAGTCATTCAACCTTGCATACAATGCATCAATACTCACATCAGAAACAACAGACCTCCTGCTTGCAAAGGCCTATGCACAGATGCTTGCACTGGCCGCTGCAGCTGCGGAGATTAATGATGAGGCAGTTGATGATGAACTGAAGGAGAAGCTGTCTTCAAGGGCAGCAGCACCAGCCCCTGAAGAAAAAGAGGAAGAGGTTGAAGAAGAAGCTGAAGAGGAAGAAGAAGAGGAAGAAGAGGATGCAGCAGCCGGTCTCGGCGCACTCTTCGGATGA
- the alaS gene encoding alanine--tRNA ligase, whose amino-acid sequence MITMSHQLEKLGYRKYECRSCGNTFWSMKERATCGDAPCDEYGFIGNPATDRSYDLYEIQDKFMEFFAERGHEPIRRYPVLAKRWRDDVFLVGASIYNFQPWVTSGLVKPPANPLVVAQPSIRLNDVDNVGRTGRHLTCFTMGGHHAFNSEDNTVYWEEETIKYCHDFLTHIGIDPSEITFIESWWQGGGNEGPCYEVCVRGVELATLVFIQYRTLPDGGREEIPLKIVDTGYGLERFAWISQGTPTAYDACLGPVIEKLVELTGVKIDEEILAENAQVAGMMDIETYADLRELRKRVADKLGISVEELERAAAPMESVYAIADHTRCLAFMLADGVIPSNVKEGYLARLIIRRTLRLMKDLGMKESLKDIMNIQVEFLEGHYPEIRSHHEHILNIIDLEEHRYARTVKRGRRIVEKTIKYLKRDGKAEMPLEILIKLYDSHGIPPETIGEIAEESGFQVKIPDNFYTLVAERNETETEMPEEDVHLDYPATELLFYDEPDDLEFQAEVIGIHENGLILDRTLFYPEGGGQPSDTGYITAEGCRLRIKHAEKIGAVVVHRTDDEICIEPGTTIRGFIDSDRRLQLTRNHTATHLIVSAARKVLGDHIWQAGAQKGVKSSRLDLSHYRRITLEELQEIERLANEYVMMNVPLKVRWMDRDLAERKYGFILYQGGVVPGSRIRVVEIPGVDVQACAGTHVHRTGDIGLIRINRTERIQDGVERIEFSAGSAAIEIMQKTGDILRESSDIFKVTPSQLPGTCERFFTEWKALRNEVSRLKEKVASLKILEMKDRAERINDLTVIIDTVDADMDEMKNMALELSATVDAVVLANPEGKIVGAASEDAVKAGLRINEVISQAAAVLGGGGGGRPHLAQGAGPATDKVDEALEEARAALSTVRN is encoded by the coding sequence ATGATTACCATGTCCCATCAGCTTGAAAAACTTGGATACAGAAAGTATGAATGCAGGTCCTGTGGAAACACCTTCTGGTCTATGAAGGAACGTGCAACATGTGGAGACGCCCCCTGTGATGAATACGGGTTCATCGGTAACCCTGCCACAGACAGGAGCTATGACCTCTATGAGATACAGGATAAATTCATGGAGTTCTTCGCCGAAAGGGGCCATGAACCCATCAGGAGGTACCCGGTACTTGCAAAACGCTGGCGGGACGACGTATTCCTTGTCGGGGCATCAATATACAACTTTCAACCATGGGTCACATCTGGCCTGGTGAAACCCCCTGCAAACCCCCTCGTGGTTGCGCAGCCATCAATAAGACTCAATGACGTTGATAATGTTGGAAGAACAGGAAGACATCTCACATGCTTCACAATGGGGGGTCATCATGCATTCAATTCTGAGGATAACACTGTCTACTGGGAAGAAGAAACCATAAAGTACTGTCATGACTTTTTAACACATATAGGTATTGATCCATCTGAGATAACATTCATAGAGTCCTGGTGGCAGGGAGGTGGAAACGAGGGGCCCTGCTATGAGGTATGCGTCAGGGGCGTTGAACTTGCAACCCTCGTCTTCATACAGTACCGCACCCTCCCTGATGGTGGCAGGGAGGAGATCCCCCTCAAGATAGTTGACACAGGCTATGGCCTTGAAAGGTTCGCCTGGATATCACAGGGGACACCAACAGCCTACGATGCCTGCCTTGGCCCGGTAATCGAGAAACTGGTCGAACTGACAGGCGTGAAGATCGATGAGGAGATACTTGCAGAGAACGCCCAAGTGGCCGGAATGATGGACATAGAGACCTACGCTGATTTAAGGGAACTCAGGAAGAGGGTAGCGGATAAACTTGGCATCTCAGTGGAGGAACTGGAACGTGCAGCCGCCCCAATGGAATCAGTTTACGCCATAGCCGACCATACAAGGTGCCTCGCATTCATGCTTGCAGACGGGGTCATACCCTCAAACGTGAAGGAGGGATACCTTGCAAGGCTCATAATCAGGAGGACCCTGAGGCTCATGAAGGACCTTGGTATGAAGGAGTCACTTAAGGATATAATGAACATCCAGGTGGAGTTCCTTGAGGGCCACTACCCTGAGATAAGGAGTCATCATGAGCACATACTGAACATCATCGACCTCGAGGAACACCGCTATGCAAGGACAGTGAAGAGGGGCCGCAGGATTGTTGAGAAGACAATAAAATACCTTAAAAGGGATGGAAAAGCAGAGATGCCCCTGGAAATCCTCATAAAACTATATGACTCCCATGGAATCCCCCCTGAGACCATCGGTGAGATAGCAGAGGAATCCGGTTTTCAGGTTAAAATTCCAGACAACTTCTACACCCTCGTAGCAGAGAGGAATGAAACAGAAACCGAGATGCCGGAGGAGGATGTACACCTGGACTACCCGGCAACAGAGCTTCTATTCTATGATGAACCCGATGACCTGGAATTCCAGGCAGAGGTCATAGGCATACATGAGAATGGCCTGATACTCGACAGAACACTCTTCTACCCTGAGGGAGGTGGTCAGCCCTCAGATACGGGATACATTACAGCTGAAGGCTGCAGACTCAGAATAAAACATGCAGAGAAGATAGGTGCCGTTGTTGTTCACAGAACAGACGATGAAATCTGCATAGAACCTGGAACAACCATCAGGGGATTTATTGATTCAGATAGAAGGCTTCAGCTCACAAGAAACCATACAGCAACCCACCTCATAGTTTCAGCGGCAAGAAAGGTCCTGGGAGACCACATATGGCAGGCAGGGGCCCAGAAGGGAGTTAAAAGTTCACGCCTAGACCTGTCCCACTACAGAAGAATAACACTGGAAGAGCTCCAGGAGATAGAGAGACTTGCAAATGAGTATGTCATGATGAACGTACCCCTGAAGGTCAGGTGGATGGACAGGGACCTTGCAGAGAGGAAGTATGGATTCATACTGTACCAGGGCGGAGTTGTACCCGGCTCCAGGATAAGGGTGGTTGAGATTCCAGGTGTGGATGTCCAGGCCTGTGCAGGTACCCATGTCCACAGGACAGGGGACATCGGACTCATCAGGATAAACAGAACAGAACGCATACAGGATGGAGTTGAGAGGATAGAGTTCTCTGCCGGATCAGCAGCCATTGAGATCATGCAGAAGACAGGGGACATCCTGAGGGAGAGCTCAGACATATTCAAGGTCACACCATCACAGCTTCCAGGGACCTGTGAAAGGTTCTTCACAGAGTGGAAGGCCCTCAGAAATGAGGTCTCACGCCTCAAGGAGAAGGTCGCGTCACTGAAGATCCTTGAGATGAAGGATAGGGCTGAGAGGATCAATGACCTAACGGTGATAATCGACACCGTCGATGCAGATATGGATGAGATGAAGAACATGGCCCTTGAACTATCAGCCACAGTCGACGCCGTTGTCCTGGCGAACCCTGAAGGCAAAATCGTCGGAGCAGCATCTGAAGATGCTGTAAAGGCAGGTTTGAGGATCAACGAGGTCATATCACAGGCTGCAGCCGTGCTTGGAGGTGGAGGTGGAGGCAGACCTCACCTTGCACAGGGAGCAGGGCCCGCGACCGATAAAGTGGATGAGGCCCTTGAGGAGGCGAGAGCTGCACTCAGTACTGTGAGGAACTGA
- the rpl12p gene encoding 50S ribosomal protein P1, producing the protein MEYIYAAMLLHTTGKEINEENVKSVLEAAGAEVDDARVKALIAALEDVDIEEAMETTAVAAAPAAAAAPAAAEEAEEEAEEEEEEEEAEEEAAAGLGALFG; encoded by the coding sequence ATGGAATACATATACGCAGCAATGTTATTGCACACAACAGGTAAGGAAATCAACGAAGAAAACGTTAAAAGCGTCCTTGAAGCAGCAGGCGCTGAAGTGGACGATGCAAGGGTCAAGGCTCTCATAGCAGCCCTTGAAGACGTTGATATCGAAGAGGCAATGGAAACAACAGCTGTAGCAGCAGCACCAGCAGCAGCTGCAGCACCAGCAGCAGCCGAAGAGGCTGAAGAAGAAGCTGAGGAAGAAGAGGAAGAAGAGGAAGCTGAAGAGGAAGCAGCAGCCGGTCTCGGCGCACTCTTCGGTTAA
- a CDS encoding DUF357 domain-containing protein, with protein MDCRERIEKDLELLEKNLMEMKSIKLSDDEEAVVERALNYRDDSVYYLEKGDHITSFGCITYAHGLLDSLRMLHRII; from the coding sequence ATGGACTGCAGGGAACGTATAGAAAAGGATCTTGAACTTCTTGAGAAAAATTTAATGGAAATGAAATCCATAAAATTGAGTGATGATGAGGAGGCTGTCGTTGAGAGGGCTCTGAACTACAGGGATGACTCGGTCTACTACCTTGAGAAGGGGGACCACATCACATCATTCGGATGCATAACCTATGCCCATGGCCTTCTCGACAGCCTCAGGATGCTTCACAGGATAATATGA
- a CDS encoding DUF434 domain-containing protein: MNRNSLRGSSVFIDGYNVLIGTESLLTDQFFLAQDGFLRDTRGVSGSYRMGDSTLRALDLIIDFLADSGVGRAIFYFDRNVSHSGRLRGLVEELMKSRGIEGCAVLSDCVDRRLRESDGIVATADGAVVDSVERVVDIPQEIMKERKRIKG, translated from the coding sequence GTGAACCGAAACTCCCTCCGTGGCTCCTCTGTTTTTATTGATGGGTACAATGTGCTCATAGGTACAGAAAGCCTTCTCACAGATCAGTTTTTCCTGGCTCAGGATGGTTTCCTGAGGGATACAAGGGGCGTCTCCGGCAGTTACAGGATGGGTGACAGCACCCTGAGGGCACTGGATCTTATAATTGATTTCCTTGCTGATTCAGGGGTGGGAAGGGCCATATTCTATTTTGACAGGAATGTGAGTCACAGCGGGAGGCTCAGGGGACTGGTTGAGGAGCTGATGAAGTCCAGGGGTATTGAAGGCTGCGCCGTGCTCTCAGACTGTGTGGACAGGAGGCTCAGGGAATCTGATGGCATTGTTGCAACAGCGGATGGTGCTGTGGTTGATTCTGTTGAGAGAGTTGTTGACATACCCCAGGAGATAATGAAGGAGAGAAAAAGAATTAAAGGTTAG